The DNA segment GTGTGCACGTGACGACCACAACGATTTCGGATGCGCAATATGCCTACGCGAAAGCGCGAGTCGAACGGGAAGGCTTAAGCGATAGCATCACTTTATTGACGGAGGATTACCGTAATCTTGGTGGCACCTACGACAGACTAGTGTCTATCGAGATGATAGAAGCCGTTGGCCATGAGTACCTGCCGGGGTTCTTTAAAAAGCTCGAATCCTTACTCAAACCCCATGGCCGCATGTTATTGCAGGCTATCACCATCGCCGACCAACGTTACGACAGTTATCGCAAGGGTGTTGATTTTATTCAGCGATATATTTTCCCAGGCGGTTGCTTACCTTCGGTTCACCAAATGGTTGGACACTTGGCCAAGCGCACTGATATGCAGGTGTGGTCGATTGATGATATGGGCCTCGATTATGCCAAGACGCTGAGGGACTGGCATAACAACTTCGACCGTGCCATCGAGCAAGTGCAAGCCCTTGGCTATGGCGACGACTTTATCCGTATGTGGAAGTTTTACTTAAGTTATTGCGAAGGAGGCTTTTTAGAGCGCACCACGAGCACAGTGCATTTAGTGGCGGTACGCCCTGACTATCGTTTACCAAATGTGGTGAGCGTTAACTAAGGTGGTGATGAGATGTCCTCTATGGCGGGAACCATACTCAATATCTCAAAACATCAGGGCTTTATATTCTACAACGCCTTGAGTTTTCAGTGTGTTTGGTGGACTGGTGTGTTGTTTGGCAATAGCGCGCTGTTACTGAGTATCCCTCTGTTAGTGCTGCATTTTATATTACTGTCGCGAGTGGAAACCGCCGCAGCTATCCCTCGGGACTTAAGCACAATGCTTAAGATTGGGTTACTCGGTATGGCAGTTGATAGCTTGCTAACGTTGGCGGGTGTATTTGAATTTTCGGCTTTTCCCGCTTGGCTGGCTTGCCTCTGGTTACATTTTGCGGTGAGTTTGCACCATAGTCTTAAGCTTATTCGCGACTTTGCGATGGTATTACAAGCCATTTTAGGCGCCGTCTTCGGCAGCCTGAGTTACTTGGCTGGGGCTGCATTTGATGCCGTGAGCCTTCCCTATGGTGAGGGCGTTTCTGCGGTGATCCTCGCGATTATTTGGGCGCTGTTATTGCCTCTTTTCATCACACTCTCGCGCGGCCATAGGTCTATGGGGTGAACTATCTAGGCGCGTTTATAAGCTCGTTAATCCTTGTCTTGCTGGAGAAATCAGATGCTTCATCTTTCATCCATATTGTCAGCGATGTTTTCAAGAAGGCGATATCTTGGCGCCCTGTGTGGATTATTGCTGCCAGTCGCAGGATATAGCGCCACGCCTGCGGCCATCGAAAATACCCTGACCTCTGGGCTAGTTGAGGTGGGCCGAGGTGAGATGGATTGGCTCTGGTTTAATGTCTATAAAGCCAAACTGATGACCAATACGGGTAAGTACCAGAGTGGGATTTATCCGCAGTTATTAGACATTGAATATTATCGGGATATTGAGGCGGATGATCTGTTAGAGGCGACGGCAGAACAGTGGCGACACTTAGGCTACACCAAGGATGAGATTGCCAATTGGCTGCAATTACTCAAGGGGATTTGGCCTAATGTTGTGCCTGGCGATCATTTAAGTTTCAAACTCATTGATGCGCAGCGCAGTCAGTTCTTTTTCAATGGACAGCCGCTTGGGATTATCGAAGAGCCCAAATTAGCCGAAGCTTTTCTGGCGATTTGGTTATCGACCAATACCAGCCGGCCAACCTTAAGGGCGCAATTATTAGGAGAAAAATCATGCGATTGCTAAAGCTTAACTGGGGTAAGCCTATTGTCCTAGGGTTGTTGATGGCCAGTCTTTT comes from the Shewanella mangrovisoli genome and includes:
- a CDS encoding DUF2878 domain-containing protein; protein product: MSSMAGTILNISKHQGFIFYNALSFQCVWWTGVLFGNSALLLSIPLLVLHFILLSRVETAAAIPRDLSTMLKIGLLGMAVDSLLTLAGVFEFSAFPAWLACLWLHFAVSLHHSLKLIRDFAMVLQAILGAVFGSLSYLAGAAFDAVSLPYGEGVSAVILAIIWALLLPLFITLSRGHRSMG
- a CDS encoding chalcone isomerase family protein → MLHLSSILSAMFSRRRYLGALCGLLLPVAGYSATPAAIENTLTSGLVEVGRGEMDWLWFNVYKAKLMTNTGKYQSGIYPQLLDIEYYRDIEADDLLEATAEQWRHLGYTKDEIANWLQLLKGIWPNVVPGDHLSFKLIDAQRSQFFFNGQPLGIIEEPKLAEAFLAIWLSTNTSRPTLRAQLLGEKSCDC